From the genome of Saccopteryx bilineata isolate mSacBil1 chromosome 6, mSacBil1_pri_phased_curated, whole genome shotgun sequence, one region includes:
- the LOC136308433 gene encoding putative testis-specific Y-encoded-like protein 3 — MRGREGRGAPEEESAPPASRPRTRRSSPQLAARSPARGARRVARRVARAPRVLVDQRLPQAMADEEAGSPGAAARLPPGSAQDGGSRPASAAWARGAWGYGFPAAAPPAPRRREAAPAPSPEHGLGAGEAPGACDAAGPGARAEAGGKAEEVTTGEGAIFSGQAEGEVPKQQVGEEMDAAEQPAGEEKREERAEAYYGPWALNLDAVLDPFEAIQWELEAVGAQADWAYLQLERRFGRMRRLHLARRSFIIQNIPGFWLTVFLNHPELSAMISPRDEDILCYLMNLEVRDLRHARSGCKFKFRFWSNPYFRNKVIVKEYECRSSGRVVSVATRIRWHRGQEPPALVHRNRETVHSFFSWFSQHSLPEADRVAQIIKDDLWPNPLQYYLLGDRPHRARRGLGRWPTEPPARPYGFQSG, encoded by the coding sequence ATGAGGGGGCGCGAGGGGCGGGGCGCGCCGGAGGAGGAGAGCGCGCCTCCCGCCTCCCGTCCGCGGACGCGCCGCAGCAGCCCGCAGCTCGCAGCCCGCAGCCCCGCTCGCGGAGCTCGCCGCGTTGCTCGCCGCGTTGCTCGCGCGCCCCGAGTCCTTGTAGACCAGAGGCTTCCGCAGGCGATGGCCGACGAAGAGGCGGGGAGCCCGGGGGCCGCCGCGCGCCTGCCGCCCGGCTCCGCGCAAGATGGGGGCTCGCGCCCGGCCTCGGCGGCTTGGGCTCGGGGAGCCTGGGGATACGGGTTCCCCGCGGCCGCCCCGCCCGCCCCCCGGCGCCGGGAGGCGGCCCCCGCGCCTAGCCCGGAGCACGGCCTCGGTGCGGGCGAGGCCCCGGGAGCCTGTGACGCAGCGGGGCCGGGGGCTCGGGCCGAAGCCGGAGGGAAGGCCGAGGAAGTGACGACCGGGGAGGGCGCCATCTTCTCGGGGCAGGCGGAGGGAGAGGTGCCGAAGCAGCAGGTGGGCGAGGAGATGGACGCGGCCGAGCAGCCGGCCGGGGAGGAGAAGCGGGAGGAGAGAGCGGAGGCgtactacggcccgtgggccctCAACCTGGACGCGGTTCTGGACCCGTTCGAGGCCATCCAGTGGGAGCTGGAGGCCGTGGGGGCCCAGGCCGACTGGGCCTACCTGCAGCTGGAGCGCAGGTTCGGGCGCATGCGCCGCTTGCACCTAGCGCGTCGGAGCTTCATCATTCAGAATATTCCCGGCTTCTGGCTCACCGTCTTCCTGAACCACCCGGAGCTGTCAGCCATGATCAGCCCCCGAGACGAAGATATACTCTGCTACCTGATGAACTTGGAGGTGAGGGATCTCAGGCATGCCAGGAGTGGCTGCAAGTTCAAGTTTCGCTTCTGGAGCAACCCCTACTTCCGGAACAAGGTGATCGTCAAGGAGTACGAATGCAGATCCTCGGGCCGGGTGGTGTCCGTCGCAACTCGCATCCGATGGCACCGCGGCCAGGAGCCCCCTGCGCTGGTCCACAGGAACCGGGAGACCGTCCACAGCTTCTTCAGCTGGTTCTCACAGCATAGCCTCCCAGAGGCAGACAGGGTGGCTCAGATCATTAAAGATGACCTGTGGCCCAACCCCCTGCAGTACTACCTGCTGGGCGATCGGCCCCACAGAGCCAGGCGAGGCCTAGGAAGGTGGCCAACAGAGCCCCCTGCTAGGCCTTACGGCTTCCAGTCTGGCTAA